A window of the Cicer arietinum cultivar CDC Frontier isolate Library 1 chromosome 6, Cicar.CDCFrontier_v2.0, whole genome shotgun sequence genome harbors these coding sequences:
- the LOC140920799 gene encoding uncharacterized protein, which translates to MNYGASSTTIAIVDYPTTLVNAVDGGRSYGRGRSGGPQGRGRGNGKICTYYSKIGHTVETCYKKHGFSLNFGRDNNYAANYIEVELWDEKGATSSSSRAEEKVVTLTKDQYQSLMALLEKKQLLILDAHQMQLKRILGRKTPCDICHMARQKGLSFSINNHNAISVFDLVHIDIRGHFSTKSINGFRYFLTILDYQSRNVWIVMLKSKSKVPSRVQNFVALVENQFGKFVKNIRSDNGPEFLLTEIYSMKGIIHQRSCVSTPQQNGRVEIRHQHILSISRALMFQSKLPKTYWSCSVQHVVFLMNRILTGLLGNNSSYEHTIQDIKPAFYTPYPPALTEPASSPLPPIDTPTNSSSPNQLFFT; encoded by the exons ATGAACTATGGAGCATCCTCCACTACAATTGCTATTGTTGATTATCCAACGACATTAGTAAATGCAGTAGATGGTGGAAGGTCCTATGGTCGAGGAAGAAGTGGTGGACCTCAAGGAAGAGGTAGAGGAAATGGCAAGATTTGTACCTACTATAGCAAAATAGGTCATACAGTTGAAACTTGCTACAAGAAGCATGGTTTTTCCCTTAATTTTGGGCGTGACAACAATTATGCAGCAAATTATATAGAAGTTGAGTTATGGGATGAAAAAGGAGCAACTAGTTCTAGCTCAAGAGCTGAAGAAAAGGTTGTGACACTCACAAAGGATCAATACCAAAGTCTAATGGCATTGCTAGAAAAGAAACAATTGTTGATTCTAGATGCTCATCAAATGCAATTAAAGCGCATAC TTGGCAGAAAAACACCTTGTGATATTTGCCACATGGCTAGACAAAAGGGATTGTCATTTTCTATTAATAATCATAATGCTATTTCTGTTTTTGATTTGGTACACATTGATATTCGGGGACATTTCTCCACTAAATCGATAAATGGTTTTAGATATTTCCTTACTATTTTAGATTATCAAAGTAGAAATGTTTGGATTGTGATGCTAAAGTCTAAGTCTAAAGTGCCTAGTAGAGTGCAAAATTTTGTTGCTTTGGTGGAAAATCAATTTggtaaatttgttaaaaatataagaagTGATAATGGGCCAGAATTCTTACTTACTGAAATTTATTCTATGAAAGGAATTATACATCAGAGAAGTTGTGTGtcaactccacaacaaaatggtaGGGTGGAGATAAGGCACCAACACATTTTAAGCATAAGTAGAGCTCTTATGTTTCAATCTAAGCTTCCCAAAACTTATTGGTCATGCTCAGTGCAACATGTAGTTTTTCTAATGAATAGGATTCTCACTGGATTGTTGGGAAACAACTCCTCATATGAA CATACAATTCAGGACATCAAGCCTGCATTTTATACCCCTTATCCGCCTGCACTCACAGAACCTGCTTCATCACCTTTACCACCTATTGATACACCAACCAACTCTTCTTCACCCAACCAGCTCTTCTTCACCTAA
- the LOC101512112 gene encoding transcription factor MYB15-like: MVRAPFYDKNGLKKGEWSREEDEKLSAYIQKHGHSNWRQLPKQADLKRCGKSCRLRWLNYLRPNLKHGSYSSEEEEMIIKLHHRHGNKWSLIAEKLPGRTDHEIKNYWHSYLKKSSKINEIKFSDQLNQMSCDSNVEENIETNNFETPETPSSNAGKDCLYILESSTILPMSTETSTGDNYLPTLENCPRTEEDDVAPWLTFEEFSGDFWTEPCILEDTYITNNEISNDEIDIDLFLQDFFDCSYSYAF, from the exons ATGGTAAGAGCCCCTTTCTATGACAAAAATGGTCTCAAAAAAGGTGAATGGAGTAGAGAAGAGGATGAGAAGTTAAGTGCTTACATTCAGAAACATGGTCATTCTAATTGGCGTCAACTCCCAAAACAAGcag ATTTAAAGAGGTGTGGAAAAAGTTGCAGACTTCGATGGTTGAATTATTTAAGACCAAATCTTAAACATGGGAGTTACTCaagtgaagaagaagaaatgatCATCAAATTACACCACCGACATGgaaataa ATGGTCTTTGATTGCTGAAAAGTTGCCTGGAAGAACAGACCATGAGATAAAGAATTATTGGCATAGCTACCTAAAAAAAAGTTCAAAGATCAACGAGATCAAATTTTCTGATCAATTGAATCAAATGTCATGTGATAGTAATgttgaagaaaatattgaaaCTAATAATTTTGAAACACCTGAAACCCCAAGTTCTAATGCTGGTAAAGATTgtctttatattttagaaagCTCAACAATATTACCTATGTCCACAGAAACATCAACAGGAGACAACTATTTGCCTACCTTAGAGAACTGTCCAAGAACAGAGGAAGATGATGTTGCTCCATGGTTAACTTTTGAAGAATTTAGCGGCGATTTTTGGACAGAACCATGCATCTTAGAAGATACATACATCACTAATAATGAGATATCTAACGACGAAATAGACATAGACTTGTTTCTTCAAGACTTCTTTGATTGTTCTTATTCTTATGCGTTTTAA